In Dryobates pubescens isolate bDryPub1 chromosome 6, bDryPub1.pri, whole genome shotgun sequence, a genomic segment contains:
- the SMIM8 gene encoding small integral membrane protein 8: MSSAKAPNENETPRDRKPGLKSVQTTMLFRAVNPELFIKPNKPVMAFGLVAISLCVAYLGYLHATAENKKDLYEAIDSEGSRYMRRKTSKWD; encoded by the exons ATGTCTTCCGCCAAAGCTCCAAATGAAAATGAAACGCCCAGAGATAGAAAACCAGGACTGAAGAGTGTTCAAACAACTATGCTCTTCCGAGCTGTGAACCCAGAGCTTTTCATTAAACCT aACAAACCTGTGATGGCATTTGGACTCGTAGCAATTAGCCTCTGTGTGGCCTACCTTGGTTATTTGCATGCAACAGCAGAGAATAAAAAGGACCTCTATGAAGCAATCGACAGTGAGGGGTCCAGGTATATGAGAAGGAAAACTTCCAAGTGGGACTGA